A genomic region of Bombus terrestris chromosome 12, iyBomTerr1.2, whole genome shotgun sequence contains the following coding sequences:
- the LOC100645211 gene encoding barrier-to-autointegration factor — translation MSSTSQKHKNFVAEPMGDKPVTDLAGVGEVLGRRLEAAGFDKAYVVLGQYLVLKKNRELFQEWMKDLCSANAKQSSDCYQCLSDWCEEFL, via the exons ATGTCGAGCACATCACAGAAACACAAAAACTTTGTTGCTGAACCAATGGGTGATAAACCTGTTACAGATCTTGCTGGAGTTGGAGAAGTTCTAGGTCGTAGATTGGAAGCAGCTGGTTTTGACAAA GCATATGTAGTACTTGGACAATATTTGGTtttaaaaaaaaacagagaACTGTTCCAAGAATGGATGAAAGATTTGTGTTCTGCTAATGCAAAACAATCTAGTGATTGTTATCAATGCCTCTCTGATTGGTGTGAAGAATTTTTgtaa